The following coding sequences lie in one Pontibacter sp. G13 genomic window:
- the nuoF gene encoding NADH-quinone oxidoreductase subunit NuoF, with amino-acid sequence MDWRSYKKNLLPDIPNFHQIDVYEEKGQGYQALRKVLTSTDMGPKDVVNEVKKANIRGRGGAGFNAGLKWSFMPPKQEGLPRYLACNGDESEPGTIKDRRLFEYNPHTIIEGALIACYAMEMDAAYIYIRGEYGDWINMMQKAVDDAYAKGYAGKNIMGTDTSIDVFVHRGAGAYICGEETSLMESLEGKRPYPRSKPPFPAQVGLWGKPTTINNVETLGHVPYVIRNGAEWYSSLGAPTHPGPMLYGISGHVNRPGLYEFPSGMKLTDLIYEVAGGIRGGKKLKAVVPGGSSVPILRADMLEGLTMDADSLRTVGTFVGTAGMCVLDEDTDLVKFLLRTAKFYDHESCGQCTPCREGTGWFTKMLTRIDQGEANMRDLDTLLELCDTMEGRTVCALADAAAWPVRNTITRFRDEFEAKINKKGVYSIA; translated from the coding sequence ATGGACTGGAGAAGCTATAAGAAGAACCTATTGCCCGATATCCCGAATTTCCACCAAATCGACGTGTACGAGGAGAAGGGACAAGGATATCAAGCACTTCGCAAAGTGTTGACTTCTACGGACATGGGTCCCAAAGATGTCGTCAATGAAGTGAAGAAAGCCAATATTCGTGGCCGTGGTGGCGCGGGCTTTAATGCGGGATTGAAGTGGTCTTTTATGCCTCCCAAGCAAGAAGGACTTCCTCGTTACCTCGCTTGTAATGGCGATGAGTCAGAGCCAGGTACCATCAAGGACCGGAGATTGTTCGAATATAATCCCCACACCATCATCGAGGGTGCATTGATCGCATGCTACGCCATGGAAATGGACGCAGCATACATCTACATTCGCGGCGAATATGGTGATTGGATCAACATGATGCAGAAAGCAGTGGATGATGCCTATGCAAAAGGCTACGCTGGAAAGAACATCATGGGAACCGACACTTCCATCGATGTGTTCGTTCACCGAGGAGCTGGGGCATATATCTGTGGGGAGGAAACTTCCCTCATGGAATCCCTCGAAGGGAAACGTCCATACCCTCGTTCCAAGCCACCTTTCCCTGCTCAAGTGGGACTGTGGGGCAAGCCAACTACCATCAACAATGTCGAAACCTTGGGGCACGTACCTTACGTGATCCGCAATGGTGCAGAATGGTATAGCTCGCTCGGAGCACCTACTCACCCTGGCCCGATGTTGTACGGTATCTCTGGTCACGTAAATCGTCCCGGTCTATATGAATTCCCTTCAGGGATGAAATTGACTGATTTGATCTACGAGGTTGCCGGAGGTATTCGTGGAGGCAAAAAACTGAAGGCGGTCGTGCCGGGTGGATCTTCCGTGCCAATCCTTCGTGCTGATATGCTGGAAGGCCTGACCATGGATGCAGATTCTCTGCGGACTGTGGGTACGTTCGTTGGAACAGCTGGAATGTGTGTATTGGATGAGGATACCGACTTGGTCAAATTCCTCCTCCGGACAGCCAAATTCTATGATCACGAGTCATGTGGACAGTGTACACCATGCCGTGAAGGAACTGGCTGGTTCACCAAGATGCTAACGAGAATCGATCAAGGGGAAGCCAATATGCGCGACCTTGATACCTTGCTGGAATTGTGTGACACTATGGAAGGACGCACAGTATGTGCTTTGGCGGATGCAGCCGCTTGGCCCGTGCGAAATACCATCACTCGATTCCGAGACGAATTCGAAGCGAAGATCAACAAGAAAGGCGTTTACTCAATCGCCTAA
- a CDS encoding fructosamine kinase family protein gives MIPQDLEAELRKQFGLSLFGAQPVGGGCIHQAFRLETSEGPRFFKFNRLVELPNLNSELLGLTSLSQTQTLRTPRPFGIIQTGQHVGLLMEFLEASSPQGPYWESFGHQLAQFHSIPQTLFGWESDNFIGRLPQHNPQMSSWIDFFVQARISPLLKDAVRHSQLNSKDWDQWEKLMPSLPDIFPDEPPAMIHGDLWGGNILAVDGGNSPAWIDPSVHCSHREMELAFMTLFDRIPDSFYRAYEEVYPLSPNWLERWDLYNLYPLLVHVRLFGGNYASSFRQHLRRYL, from the coding sequence ATGATTCCTCAAGATCTGGAGGCCGAGTTGCGCAAGCAGTTCGGCCTCTCTCTTTTCGGCGCACAGCCAGTGGGAGGCGGCTGTATTCATCAGGCATTTCGGTTAGAGACTTCCGAAGGACCTCGATTCTTCAAATTCAACCGATTAGTTGAACTCCCCAATTTGAATTCCGAGCTTCTGGGACTCACATCTTTATCCCAAACCCAAACGCTTCGTACGCCTCGACCTTTTGGTATCATCCAAACCGGGCAGCATGTAGGGTTATTGATGGAGTTTCTAGAAGCGTCCTCTCCACAAGGGCCTTATTGGGAGTCGTTCGGACATCAATTGGCTCAATTTCATTCGATCCCTCAGACTCTTTTTGGATGGGAATCGGACAACTTCATAGGGCGCCTGCCTCAACACAATCCCCAGATGAGCAGCTGGATAGATTTTTTCGTCCAAGCTCGTATCTCGCCGCTGTTGAAGGATGCTGTTCGACATAGCCAGCTCAACTCAAAGGATTGGGATCAATGGGAAAAGCTCATGCCTTCATTACCTGATATTTTTCCAGATGAACCCCCAGCAATGATTCATGGAGATCTTTGGGGAGGAAATATTTTGGCCGTCGATGGAGGGAATAGCCCCGCATGGATCGATCCCTCGGTGCATTGCTCGCACCGAGAAATGGAGCTTGCGTTCATGACACTATTCGATAGGATTCCCGATTCATTCTACAGGGCCTACGAAGAAGTATACCCTTTATCTCCAAATTGGCTTGAACGATGGGATTTATATAACTTGTATCCACTCTTGGTGCATGTCAGATTGTTCGGAGGCAATTACGCCTCATCCTTCCGTCAGCACCTACGACGCTATCTTTAG
- a CDS encoding L-threonylcarbamoyladenylate synthase produces the protein MTPPAGSLMDHCTHLTVFTNMILKIHPDNPQGRHIDRVVECLRDGGVIIYPTDTVYGLGCDINNKKAVERICRIKGIDPKKSHLSCVCEDLAIIGTYANHVTTPMYKLMKAALPGPYTFILEASKMIPKHFQHKKTFGIRVADHSIPKILCEQLGNPIASISLPMDENQPEFSNDPELIYQRYMKEVDIVVDCGVGGIAASTVIDLSNGEQDIEVIREGKGSLEEIGLVF, from the coding sequence ATGACTCCTCCTGCAGGCTCGCTCATGGATCATTGCACACATCTGACTGTATTCACGAACATGATCTTAAAAATTCATCCAGACAACCCCCAAGGCAGACACATTGACCGCGTGGTTGAGTGTTTGAGAGATGGAGGGGTAATCATCTATCCAACCGATACCGTCTATGGATTGGGTTGTGATATCAACAACAAGAAAGCTGTTGAACGAATATGCAGGATCAAAGGGATTGACCCCAAGAAGTCTCACCTTTCGTGTGTATGCGAAGATCTGGCCATCATTGGCACATACGCCAATCATGTGACCACTCCGATGTACAAACTGATGAAGGCTGCGCTTCCGGGCCCATACACCTTCATCCTTGAGGCCAGCAAAATGATTCCGAAGCACTTCCAACACAAGAAGACCTTCGGAATTCGGGTAGCGGATCATTCCATCCCAAAAATTCTCTGCGAACAATTGGGCAATCCCATTGCATCCATTAGTTTGCCTATGGACGAAAACCAACCAGAATTCTCCAACGATCCCGAACTGATTTATCAACGATACATGAAGGAAGTTGATATCGTGGTAGACTGTGGAGTTGGGGGCATTGCGGCCTCCACAGTGATTGACCTCAGCAATGGAGAGCAGGATATCGAAGTCATCCGTGAAGGAAAAGGGAGCTTGGAAGAAATTGGATTGGTGTTCTAG
- a CDS encoding porin family protein, which translates to MKNLYLPFVAVLMVIALPSQAQRGLKLGAFGIPQISAMYNMDDASLDEDLYTMEPYVGMAGGLEVGYNFNEYIGVRLNTIFSQEGGRYSFKRTIEERTMVTTRLNYFKLPLMIGFNSFNYQGTKYSFMIYAGVSANFLTGAETYNDDPSLDIAVPESFKSFPTTKETYAPIYYSAVVDLGYQIVLGEQEKVSLIFALRGEMGLTDSEDKDETFFIYQNGSVDEIEYWDTVGGPSRNAVTNAINIGLRVGVLYSFGD; encoded by the coding sequence ATGAAAAACCTATACTTGCCCTTCGTCGCAGTCCTCATGGTGATTGCATTGCCAAGTCAAGCCCAAAGAGGTTTGAAACTGGGAGCTTTTGGTATCCCTCAAATTTCGGCCATGTACAACATGGACGATGCCAGCTTGGATGAAGATCTGTACACCATGGAGCCCTATGTGGGAATGGCGGGCGGATTGGAAGTTGGGTACAACTTCAACGAATATATCGGTGTTCGCCTGAACACGATTTTCTCCCAAGAAGGGGGTCGCTATTCATTTAAGCGCACCATCGAGGAGCGTACCATGGTGACCACTCGCTTGAATTATTTCAAGCTTCCTTTGATGATTGGATTCAACTCCTTCAATTATCAAGGAACCAAATACTCCTTCATGATCTATGCAGGTGTTTCAGCCAACTTCCTCACAGGTGCCGAAACTTACAATGATGATCCAAGCTTGGACATTGCTGTACCTGAAAGCTTCAAAAGCTTCCCTACTACCAAAGAAACCTACGCGCCTATCTATTACAGCGCTGTCGTAGATCTTGGGTACCAGATCGTTTTGGGTGAGCAGGAAAAGGTTTCTTTGATCTTTGCTTTGCGCGGAGAGATGGGACTGACCGATTCAGAAGACAAGGATGAGACATTTTTCATCTATCAAAATGGATCTGTAGACGAAATTGAATACTGGGATACTGTCGGAGGTCCTTCCAGAAATGCAGTGACCAACGCGATCAATATCGGTTTGCGAGTGGGAGTTTTGTATTCTTTCGGAGACTAA